From the Tripterygium wilfordii isolate XIE 37 chromosome 6, ASM1340144v1, whole genome shotgun sequence genome, one window contains:
- the LOC119999778 gene encoding eugenol synthase 1-like isoform X1, producing the protein MAEKSKILIIGGTGYIGKFIVEASAKLGHPTFALVRESTVSDPVKGKIIENFESLGVTLIYGDLYNHEGLVAAIKQVDVVISTVGHLQIADQVKIIAAIKEAGNIKRFLPSEFGTDVDRNSAVEPAKSAFAGKVQIRRAIEAEGVPYTYVSSNCFAGYYLPTLSQPGATAAPRDKVTIPGDGNRKAVFSVERDIGTYTIKAVDDPRTLNKIVYMRPPKNTLSFNELIAIWEKLLGKTLEKTYLSEEEVLKSIQETPFPYNIGIAINHSVFVNGDLTNFEIEPSFGAEASELYPDVKYTSVEEYLQQFV; encoded by the exons ATGGCGGAGAAGAGCAAAATATTGATCATTGGAGGGACTGGATACATCGGAAAATTCATAGTGGAGGCCAGTGCAAAATTAGGTCACCCAACCTTCGCCTTGGTTAGGGAGAGCACTGTCTCTGACCCTGTCAAGGGCAAAATCATCGAAAACTTCGAGAGCTTGGGAGTCACATTGATCTAT GGAGACCTTTACAATCATGAGGGCTTGGTGGCAGCAATTAAGCAGGTCGATGTGGTGATATCAACGGTTGGTCACTTGCAGATAGCAGATCAGGTCAAGATTATCGCTGCCATTAAAGAAGCCGGCAATATTAAG AGATTTCTTCCTTCGGAGTTTGGAACTGATGTTGATCGCAACAGTGCTGTGGAGCCAGCAAAATCTGCATTTGCAGGCAAGGTTCAAATCCGCCGCGCAATTGAGGCTGAAGGGGTTCCCTATACTTATGTATCTAGCAACTGTTTCGCTGGCTATTATCTCCCTACACTGTCTCAGCCTGGAGCAACTGCTGCTCCAAGAGACAAAGTCACCATCCCAGGCGATGGAAATCGCAAGG CTGTTTTTTCCGTGGAACGAGACATTGGAACCTATACTATCAAAGCTGTAGATGACCCAAGAACCTTGAATAAGATCGTATACATGAGGCCTCCTAAAAACACTCTCTCGTTTAACGAGCTCATTGCGATTTGGGAGAAGTTGCTTGGGAAGACCCTGGAGAAAACTTATCTTTCAGAGGAGGAAGTTCTAAAGAGCATCCAAG AGACTCCATTTCCGTATAATATTGGTATAGCAATCAACCATTCAGTCTTTGTGAATGGTGATCTGACCAACTTTGAGATTGAGCCATCATTTGGAGCAGAGGCCTCTGAGCTATACCCAGATGTTAAATACACCAGTGTGGAAGAATACCTCCAACAATTTGTTTGA
- the LOC120000749 gene encoding protein DOWN-REGULATED IN DIF1 11-like, with protein MTMAYVPYPPEPPIYRSEIPPEPRPGYYKYLNYCLSKFSVECKKELLCYAALDVLVTDACCHNLVRMGKKCYIDYVDYVFTIPKFTKGARKGHARANRLWNTCYLRLNH; from the coding sequence ATGACAATGGCATACGTCCCGTATCCGCCGGAACCCCCAATTTACAGGTCTGAAATTCCACCGGAACCTAGACCAGGATACTACAAGTACTTGAACTATTGTCTTTCCAAGTTCAGTGTAGAGTGCAAAAAAGAATTGCTTTGCTATGCGGCTCTGGATGTTTTGGTCACCGATGCTTGCTGCCACAATCTTGTTCGTATGGGTAAAAAATGCTATATTGACTATGTGGATTACGTCTTCACAATACCAAAGTTTACTAAAGGTGCACGCAAGGGGCATGCAAGGGCCAATCGATTATGGAATACTTGTTATTTAAGACTGAACCATTAG
- the LOC119999778 gene encoding eugenol synthase 1-like isoform X2: MAEKSKILIIGGTGYIGKFIVEASAKLGHPTFALVRESTVSDPVKGKIIENFESLGVTLIYGDLYNHEGLVAAIKQVDVVISTVGHLQIADQVKIIAAIKEAGNIKRFLPSEFGTDVDRNSAVEPAKSAFAGKVQIRRAIEAEGVPYTYVSSNCFAGYYLPTLSQPGATAAPRDKVTIPGDGNRKAVFSVERDIGTYTIKAVDDPRTLNKIVYMRPPKNTLSFNELIAIWEKLLGKTLEKTYLSEEEVLKSIQVTPPPFNLLLALNHSVFIKGDHTIFDIDPAIGYEAIEIYPDVKYTTVEEYLK; this comes from the exons ATGGCGGAGAAGAGCAAAATATTGATCATTGGAGGGACTGGATACATCGGAAAATTCATAGTGGAGGCCAGTGCAAAATTAGGTCACCCAACCTTCGCCTTGGTTAGGGAGAGCACTGTCTCTGACCCTGTCAAGGGCAAAATCATCGAAAACTTCGAGAGCTTGGGAGTCACATTGATCTAT GGAGACCTTTACAATCATGAGGGCTTGGTGGCAGCAATTAAGCAGGTCGATGTGGTGATATCAACGGTTGGTCACTTGCAGATAGCAGATCAGGTCAAGATTATCGCTGCCATTAAAGAAGCCGGCAATATTAAG AGATTTCTTCCTTCGGAGTTTGGAACTGATGTTGATCGCAACAGTGCTGTGGAGCCAGCAAAATCTGCATTTGCAGGCAAGGTTCAAATCCGCCGCGCAATTGAGGCTGAAGGGGTTCCCTATACTTATGTATCTAGCAACTGTTTCGCTGGCTATTATCTCCCTACACTGTCTCAGCCTGGAGCAACTGCTGCTCCAAGAGACAAAGTCACCATCCCAGGCGATGGAAATCGCAAGG CTGTTTTTTCCGTGGAACGAGACATTGGAACCTATACTATCAAAGCTGTAGATGACCCAAGAACCTTGAATAAGATCGTATACATGAGGCCTCCTAAAAACACTCTCTCGTTTAACGAGCTCATTGCGATTTGGGAGAAGTTGCTTGGGAAGACCCTGGAGAAAACTTATCTTTCAGAGGAGGAAGTTCTAAAGAGCATCCAAG TGACTCCACCTCCATTCAATCTTCTTCTTGCGCTCAACCATTCGGTGTTTATCAAGGGTGATCACACCATCTTTGATATTGATCCAGCAATTGGTTACGAGGCCATTGAGATATACCCGGATGTCAAGTACACGACCGTTGAAGAATACCTTAAATGA